The genomic segment tttttttctttgcacAACTGTTTGTCTTGGTACAAATTAGTTATCTTTCGAACCTTTGTGGAAAGAAAATGTTGCTTTGCTTTCCACATATGTTTTTTTCTTACAAAGTAATTAGCTTTCGACCATTATTGAAAGAAAATGTTGGTCGCTCATTTTTTGTGGAAGTTCGTTTGTAACTATGGAATTCCGTCACCAACATTTTAAGTTTAATCCAACATTTCATGCTTCAATCGTGCATTCAAAGTCTTCTGTGACAAGATGGACATCAAACGTAGAAACCTTCTACTGGTTGTAATCGTACAACAACTGGTGTTTAGAAATTTATTGATGTTGTGTCTTGTAATCCGATCGCGTGCGAATGTGGTTGCCCATCGACGTCGTGCCACTCGTAACAGACTTGTTTCGTACAGCATGACACAAAGAATCAATTCTCAATTTAGGCATTTGAATATGATTATTGATGCTGGTGATGTTCAATGTGTCTTGAACTTGAGAATGAACCGTAATGCCTATGGAAGGTTGTGCTATCTTTTAATGCACTTAGGAGGACTAACAGATTCTTGGTATGTCCGCATCCAAGAGAAGGTTGCAATGTTTTTGTCAATATTGGCACACCATAAAAAAAATCGGGTAACCAGTCACGACTACATGCGTAGTGGACAGACAGTCAGCGCACATTTTCATGAAGTTATGCGTGCATTGTTGAAGTTGTATACCTTACTTCTTATGAAGCCTACACCTGTTGATGGGAACTGTGACAGCGATCCTTGGAAATGGTTTGAGGTATTATTTTGTTGAaatattgttttgtttttttctgtTGTCGCTTGAATGTCTTCGCCTTAAACAAGTTATTGGTTAACAATTACTAACCTCGTTTCATAAGTGTTAAAGGGTTGTCTAGGTGCGTTGGATGGCACTCATATCGGCGTACACGTTCCAGCCAGAGACAAAGCCAAATATAGAAGCAGAAAATGAATAATTTCGGTTAACTTGTTGGGGGGTTTGTGATCGAAATATGAACTTTATTTACGCTCTTACTGGATGGGAGGGATCTGCCGCTGATGCAAGAGTTTTAAGAGATGCATTGACTCGGGATGATGCATTCAAGGTTCCAAGAGGTTATGTGTGAATAACTTTTACGTGTACTTGCATATTTTTCTGTACGTATGTCAAAATTTACCATAATGAGAATTTTATGGTGATAATGATTTTTTGAGACAATCATTGTGCAGGTTGTTATTATCTTTGTGACAATGGATACGCTAATGCGGAAGGTTTCTTGACTCCATACAGACGAGTAAGATATCATAGGGATGCTTGGGGCAATCGTGCATCCGCACCACAAGATCACAAGGAGTTATTCAATTGGAGGCATTCACAAGCAAGAAACATTATTGAAAGAGCATTTGGTTTGTTGAAAAAGAGATGGGCTATCCTTCGAAGTCCTTCGTTTTACCCCTTGCATGTCCAAAACCAAATAATTCTTGCTTGCATTCTACTACATAATTTCATCCGTAATCAAATGCCCGACGATCCTTTAGATGAATATGATGAAGAAGTTGGCAGTCCCATTCATGATACACAAAATGAGTACATAAGCAGTTTTGAGTCGTCCAACGATTGGGTTAATTGGCGAGATCAGTGCGCAATGTCCATGTGGAACAACTACAATTAACATTTTGTTGATGTATTAAGTGCTTGTCGACAGTTTCACATctttatattgtttatgttGATGTCGTTGTTGTTTTCATATGAACTAGTGTAATTGATGAAAA from the Primulina tabacum isolate GXHZ01 chromosome 8, ASM2559414v2, whole genome shotgun sequence genome contains:
- the LOC142554284 gene encoding uncharacterized protein LOC142554284, translating into MIIDAGDVQCVLNLRMNRNAYGRLCYLLMHLGGLTDSWYVRIQEKVAMFLSILAHHKKNRVTSHDYMRSGQTVSAHFHEVMRALLKLYTLLLMKPTPVDGNCDSDPWKWFEGCLGALDGTHIGVHVPARDKAKYRSRK
- the LOC142554285 gene encoding uncharacterized protein LOC142554285 — translated: MNFIYALTGWEGSAADARVLRDALTRDDAFKVPRGCYYLCDNGYANAEGFLTPYRRVRYHRDAWGNRASAPQDHKELFNWRHSQARNIIERAFGLLKKRWAILRSPSFYPLHVQNQIILACILLHNFIRNQMPDDPLDEYDEEVGSPIHDTQNEYISSFESSNDWVNWRDQCAMSMWNNYN